A genomic stretch from Rhodobacterales bacterium HKCCA1288 includes:
- a CDS encoding bifunctional (p)ppGpp synthetase/guanosine-3',5'-bis(diphosphate) 3'-pyrophosphohydrolase: MDGNGSDRSGLLDADDLISLVRNYNPKCNEALLRGAYSYAQDMHQGQMRQSGEAYFTHPVAVAAILTEMRLDDATIATALLHDTIEDTKGTYSELESRFGTDVAELVDGVTKLTNLQLSNRESKQAENFRKLFMAMSKDLRVILVKLADRLHNMRTIRHMRAEKQLQKSRETMDIYAPLAGRMGMQWMREELEDLAFRVVNPEARNSIMRRFLTLQKESGDVIPKITDDIEAVLAKHGISGDVYGRAKKPFSIWRKMQEKDLAFSRLSDIYGFRVIVETEDECYRVLGAMHQRWRSVPGRFKDYISQPKSNGYRSIHTSVSGRDGKRVEIQIRTRQMHEVAESGVAAHWSYRDGVRAANPFAVDPAKWLSTLTERFEMAEDHDEFLEHVKLEMYSDQVFCFTPKGDVVKLPRGATPLDFAYSIHTRIGHSCVGAKVDGIRVPLWTRLKNGQSVEVVTAEGQSPQATWIDIVVTGRAKAAIRRRLREEDRGRYIKLGRELARVAFEHANKKSTPKALDTAAKALGLEDGDEVLARIGSAEISARDVVTKLYPELATSGDFVDVDQKRAVIGLPSGSDVQRAQCCQPVPGERIVGITYRGRGPMVHAIDCESLAEFDNAPERWIDLHWSEGRHAAVHNVTINVTISNFNGVLGRICTLIGEQNANISDLHFIDRKPDFFRLLIDVDVRDAEHLHAVMMALEADSDVAKLGRYRDVERRP, translated from the coding sequence ATGGACGGAAATGGATCAGATCGAAGCGGCCTTCTCGATGCCGATGATCTGATCAGTCTTGTCCGAAACTACAATCCAAAATGCAATGAGGCCCTCCTGCGGGGGGCCTATTCCTATGCGCAGGATATGCATCAGGGGCAAATGCGCCAATCGGGTGAGGCCTATTTCACCCACCCTGTTGCGGTGGCCGCGATCCTGACCGAGATGCGGCTGGACGATGCCACAATCGCAACGGCGCTGCTGCATGACACGATCGAAGATACCAAGGGCACCTATTCCGAACTGGAAAGCCGTTTTGGGACGGATGTTGCGGAATTGGTCGATGGCGTGACCAAGCTGACCAATTTGCAGCTATCCAATCGCGAATCAAAGCAGGCTGAGAACTTCCGCAAATTGTTCATGGCCATGTCCAAGGATCTGCGCGTGATCCTCGTGAAACTGGCCGACCGATTGCACAATATGCGCACCATCCGCCATATGCGCGCCGAAAAGCAGCTGCAAAAATCGCGCGAGACAATGGATATCTACGCGCCGCTTGCAGGCCGTATGGGGATGCAATGGATGCGCGAGGAGTTGGAAGACCTTGCCTTTCGCGTGGTCAATCCCGAAGCCCGCAATTCGATCATGCGCCGCTTTTTGACCCTGCAGAAAGAATCGGGCGATGTGATCCCAAAGATCACCGATGATATCGAAGCCGTTTTAGCTAAGCATGGCATTTCTGGCGATGTCTATGGCCGTGCCAAAAAGCCCTTTTCGATTTGGCGCAAAATGCAGGAAAAAGACCTCGCCTTTTCGCGTTTGTCTGACATTTACGGATTTCGCGTCATCGTTGAGACAGAGGATGAATGCTATCGCGTTTTAGGGGCGATGCATCAAAGATGGCGTTCTGTTCCGGGAAGATTCAAGGATTACATCAGCCAGCCCAAGTCGAACGGCTATCGTTCGATCCATACCTCTGTTTCAGGGCGAGATGGTAAGCGTGTTGAAATCCAAATCCGCACGCGCCAGATGCACGAAGTTGCTGAATCTGGTGTCGCGGCGCATTGGTCCTATCGAGACGGGGTGCGCGCGGCGAACCCGTTTGCGGTTGATCCTGCAAAATGGTTGTCCACGCTGACAGAACGCTTTGAGATGGCCGAGGACCATGATGAATTCCTCGAACATGTGAAGTTGGAAATGTATTCCGACCAAGTGTTTTGCTTCACGCCTAAAGGGGATGTTGTGAAGTTGCCGCGCGGGGCGACCCCGTTGGATTTCGCCTATTCGATTCACACGCGCATTGGCCATTCTTGCGTGGGGGCCAAGGTTGATGGCATTCGCGTGCCGCTTTGGACACGCCTGAAAAATGGCCAATCGGTCGAGGTTGTGACCGCCGAAGGTCAAAGCCCGCAGGCCACATGGATTGATATTGTGGTGACAGGCCGTGCTAAGGCCGCAATCCGCCGCCGCCTCCGCGAAGAGGATCGGGGGCGTTATATCAAATTGGGGCGCGAATTGGCGCGGGTGGCGTTTGAGCATGCCAATAAGAAATCCACCCCCAAGGCCTTGGACACAGCCGCCAAGGCGCTTGGCCTCGAAGATGGTGACGAGGTTTTGGCGCGGATCGGATCTGCTGAAATTTCGGCGCGCGATGTGGTGACCAAGCTTTATCCAGAACTCGCCACCAGCGGTGATTTTGTCGATGTCGATCAAAAGCGGGCTGTGATTGGTTTGCCCTCGGGGTCAGATGTGCAGCGTGCCCAATGTTGCCAGCCTGTGCCAGGTGAACGGATTGTGGGCATCACCTATCGCGGGCGTGGGCCAATGGTTCATGCGATTGACTGCGAATCTTTGGCTGAATTCGACAACGCGCCCGAGCGTTGGATTGATCTGCATTGGTCAGAAGGTCGGCACGCTGCGGTGCATAACGTCACGATCAACGTGACGATTTCGAATTTTAACGGTGTTTTGGGAAGAATCTGCACATTGATTGGCGAACAAAATGCCAATATCTCTGATTTACATTTTATCGACCGAAAGCCAGACTTCTTTCGTTTATTAATTGATGTTGATGTAAGGGATGCTGAACATCTGCATGCGGTGATGATGGCATTGGAGGCTGATAGCGATGTCGCCAAGCTTGGCCGTTATCGAGATGTAGAAAGGCGTCCTTAG
- a CDS encoding DUF2062 domain-containing protein — protein sequence MVFKRRDQRPLLRIVAEWVYPRGGWMRAFQYVTHRLNRLPGSAESIGRGVAAGVFAVFAPFFGFHFFIAALLAWILRGNVIASLLATFVGNPLTYVPIAIISLETGHFMLGSTMRSDVNAGLIARFRGAAGDLLHNLWSIFSGAPAHWHELKIFYDTVFFPWMIGAIIPGILSSILAYFISVPLIRAYQKRRIAKRRAKIEKRREQAGTSAAKR from the coding sequence GTGGTGTTTAAGCGAAGGGATCAGCGACCCTTGCTTCGGATTGTGGCCGAATGGGTCTATCCGCGTGGCGGATGGATGCGTGCCTTCCAATATGTCACCCATCGTCTGAACCGCCTGCCGGGATCGGCGGAATCGATCGGGCGTGGTGTTGCCGCTGGTGTATTTGCTGTCTTTGCGCCCTTTTTCGGGTTCCACTTTTTCATCGCAGCTCTGCTTGCATGGATTTTGCGGGGCAATGTGATTGCTTCGCTTCTGGCGACTTTTGTCGGCAACCCGCTGACCTATGTGCCGATTGCGATAATCTCGCTTGAAACAGGGCATTTCATGCTTGGCTCAACGATGCGCAGTGATGTGAATGCAGGGTTGATTGCGCGGTTTCGGGGGGCGGCGGGTGATTTGCTGCATAACCTGTGGTCGATCTTCTCAGGGGCGCCCGCGCATTGGCATGAACTCAAGATTTTCTATGACACGGTATTTTTCCCATGGATGATTGGGGCGATTATTCCAGGGATTTTATCATCAATCTTGGCCTATTTTATCAGTGTGCCTCTGATCCGTGCGTATCAAAAGCGCCGTATTGCCAAGCGCAGAGCGAAGATTGAGAAACGCCGCGAACAGGCTGGCACTTCGGCCGCAAAACGCTAG
- a CDS encoding pyridoxine 5'-phosphate synthase: MTRDLRLGVNIDHVATLRNARGGALPDPVRAALLAEAAGADGITAHLREDRRHIRDEDIAGLMAAIKTPLNFEMAATAEMQKIALSHRPHAACIVPERREERTTEGGLDVAGDEARLAEFIAPLRDAGIRVSMFIAADPQQIAAAARIGAPVIELHTGAYCDYHAEGEMEAHKAELSRLIAGAKQAADLGLEVHMGHGLNYETVTPIAAIKEVRELNIGHFLIGEAVFTGLSAAIGEMRRLMEEARA, from the coding sequence ATGACCCGCGATCTTAGGCTGGGGGTCAATATTGACCATGTCGCAACATTGCGAAACGCGCGCGGTGGTGCGCTTCCTGATCCTGTGCGGGCCGCCCTCTTGGCCGAAGCGGCGGGGGCTGATGGCATTACGGCGCATTTGCGCGAAGACCGCCGTCACATTCGGGACGAAGATATCGCGGGGCTGATGGCGGCGATTAAAACCCCGCTCAATTTCGAGATGGCCGCCACCGCAGAGATGCAAAAAATCGCCCTGTCTCATCGCCCGCATGCCGCCTGTATCGTTCCTGAGCGGCGCGAAGAACGCACCACCGAAGGTGGCCTTGATGTGGCAGGGGACGAGGCGCGCCTTGCGGAATTCATTGCGCCTTTGCGCGATGCCGGTATCCGTGTGTCGATGTTCATCGCCGCAGACCCGCAGCAAATTGCGGCAGCCGCGCGCATTGGGGCGCCTGTGATTGAACTGCATACGGGGGCCTATTGCGATTACCACGCCGAGGGTGAGATGGAGGCCCACAAAGCCGAACTTTCCCGCTTGATTGCAGGTGCAAAACAGGCGGCTGATCTGGGCCTTGAGGTGCATATGGGGCACGGATTGAATTATGAGACAGTCACCCCGATTGCGGCCATCAAAGAGGTGCGCGAATTGAATATTGGTCATTTCTTGATCGGCGAGGCGGTGTTTACAGGGTTATCTGCCGCTATTGGTGAAATGCGCCGCCTGATGGAGGAGGCCCGCGCGTGA
- a CDS encoding holo-ACP synthase: MILGIGTDLANIERIQRALDRFGDRFRNRVFTEHEQKRAERMQNPAAVYAKRWAAKEACSKALGTGLRMGIAWRDMSVTNLETGQPVMHVTGWAQERLNEMTPEGYDAVIHVTLTDDHPWAQAFVVIEALPDGISAQLPAMPTPPNRSLA, encoded by the coding sequence GTGATTTTGGGCATCGGAACGGATTTGGCAAATATCGAACGCATCCAACGTGCGCTTGATCGGTTTGGTGATCGGTTCCGCAACCGCGTATTCACCGAACATGAACAAAAACGTGCCGAACGCATGCAAAACCCCGCTGCGGTTTACGCCAAAAGATGGGCCGCCAAAGAGGCCTGTTCCAAGGCACTGGGAACGGGGCTGCGCATGGGGATTGCGTGGCGCGATATGTCGGTGACGAATTTGGAAACGGGCCAGCCCGTGATGCACGTCACAGGATGGGCGCAAGAGCGGCTCAACGAAATGACCCCAGAAGGGTATGATGCCGTTATCCACGTTACATTGACCGATGATCACCCATGGGCGCAGGCATTCGTGGTGATCGAGGCGCTGCCAGATGGGATATCTGCGCAACTTCCCGCTATGCCAACCCCGCCAAACCGTTCGCTTGCTTGA
- the lepB gene encoding signal peptidase I, translating to MASYKAKKEGIGETIKTIVYALLIAGVFRTLFFQPFWIPSGSMKDTLLIGDFLFVNKMAYGYSRHSCPFSMCPFSGRIFETLPERGDIAVFRHPTNDADFIKRVIGLPGDVIQVQDGQLIINGTPVPQEPTAPFVEAFEPQGPLGHLPRCSNAPVGAGGVCEKDRAIETLPNGVSHAVLNIDDRSFADNTPEFTVPEGHVFVMGDNRDNSQDSRFPRSIGGVGFVPVENLLGRADRVIFSSAGDRMVYFWTWRSDRFFRALQ from the coding sequence ATGGCAAGCTATAAGGCAAAAAAAGAGGGAATCGGCGAGACGATCAAAACGATTGTCTACGCGCTGCTGATTGCAGGTGTCTTTCGCACCTTGTTCTTTCAGCCATTTTGGATCCCGTCAGGCTCGATGAAAGACACGTTGCTGATCGGTGATTTCCTGTTTGTGAATAAAATGGCCTATGGCTATTCGCGTCACAGCTGCCCTTTCTCGATGTGTCCCTTCTCGGGCCGCATCTTCGAGACATTGCCCGAGCGTGGCGATATCGCCGTATTCCGCCATCCCACCAATGATGCAGATTTCATCAAGCGTGTTATTGGTCTGCCCGGGGATGTGATCCAAGTTCAAGACGGCCAGTTGATCATCAACGGCACGCCCGTCCCACAAGAGCCAACAGCACCTTTCGTGGAGGCGTTTGAGCCACAAGGCCCGCTGGGCCACCTGCCGCGCTGTTCCAATGCGCCTGTTGGGGCGGGTGGGGTCTGCGAAAAAGACCGCGCGATTGAAACGCTTCCCAATGGGGTATCGCATGCGGTGTTAAATATTGATGATCGCTCCTTCGCGGATAACACCCCCGAATTTACCGTGCCCGAGGGTCATGTCTTCGTGATGGGCGACAATCGTGACAACTCTCAAGATAGCCGTTTCCCACGTTCTATTGGCGGGGTTGGATTCGTGCCTGTTGAAAATCTTTTGGGTCGCGCAGATCGGGTGATCTTTTCTTCTGCAGGGGATCGCATGGTCTATTTCTGGACATGGCGCAGTGATCGGTTTTTTAGAGCATTACAGTGA
- the rnc gene encoding ribonuclease III — MKLSREIDEFCARLGHSFSRPELILRALTHSSLSSPTRADNQRLEFLGDRVLGLVIAELLLEQDQDAPEGQLAPRFNALVRKETCAEVARSVDLGAVLKLGKSEMMTGGRRKDALLGDAMEAVIAAVYLDAGYDAVRGLIRRLWAGKADTVADDARDAKTALQEWAQAKGKGLPRYAELSREGPDHAPTFTIEVTLSSGEAAQASAKAKRHAEQEAAKKLLAALEGGSA, encoded by the coding sequence GTGAAATTATCGCGTGAGATTGATGAGTTTTGCGCCCGTTTAGGGCATAGCTTTTCCCGCCCCGAATTGATTTTGCGGGCTTTGACCCATTCTTCGCTCTCCTCTCCGACCCGTGCGGATAATCAACGCTTGGAATTCTTGGGGGATCGCGTGTTGGGATTGGTCATTGCTGAGCTGTTGCTCGAACAGGATCAAGACGCGCCAGAGGGGCAATTGGCCCCCCGCTTTAACGCACTTGTGCGCAAGGAAACCTGTGCCGAAGTCGCGCGCAGCGTAGATTTGGGCGCGGTGTTGAAATTGGGCAAATCCGAGATGATGACGGGGGGGCGCCGCAAAGATGCCCTTTTGGGCGATGCGATGGAGGCTGTGATTGCCGCCGTTTACTTGGATGCAGGTTATGACGCAGTGCGTGGGCTGATCCGCCGTCTTTGGGCGGGCAAGGCCGATACTGTGGCCGATGATGCCCGCGATGCGAAAACCGCCTTGCAGGAATGGGCGCAGGCCAAGGGGAAAGGCTTGCCTCGCTATGCCGAGCTAAGCCGTGAAGGGCCAGATCATGCCCCCACCTTCACCATCGAAGTGACGCTCAGTTCGGGCGAGGCCGCGCAGGCTAGTGCCAAAGCCAAGCGCCACGCCGAACAAGAAGCCGCAAAAAAATTGCTTGCCGCCCTCGAGGGTGGTTCCGCTTAA
- the era gene encoding GTPase Era, with the protein MTSRAGFVALIGEPNAGKSTLLNHMVGAKVSIVTHKVQTTRARIRGVALEGDSQIVFVDTPGLFRPRRRLDRAMVAAAWTGAADADVVVLLIEAHRGLTEGVKEILSGLLEKASGRKIALAINKIDRVEAPQLLKLTEEANAAFPFVKTFMISAERGHGVGDLREWLAQEMPEGPWLYPEDQIADLPMRMIAAEMTREKLTLRLHQELPYQLTVETESWQERDDGSARIDQVIYVSRDGHKGILLGHRGETIKAVSRAAREELAEFLGRKVHLFLQVKVRPNWLEESERYSEMGLDFKDGNTK; encoded by the coding sequence ATGACCAGCCGCGCTGGATTTGTTGCCCTTATTGGTGAGCCGAACGCAGGTAAATCTACCTTGCTTAATCATATGGTCGGGGCAAAAGTTTCAATTGTGACCCATAAGGTGCAGACCACCCGCGCGCGTATTCGTGGTGTGGCGCTTGAGGGCGACAGCCAGATTGTTTTTGTCGACACGCCTGGTCTGTTTCGGCCGCGCCGCCGTTTGGATCGGGCGATGGTCGCGGCCGCTTGGACAGGGGCCGCAGATGCGGATGTGGTTGTCCTGCTCATCGAGGCCCATCGTGGATTGACCGAAGGGGTCAAGGAAATCTTAAGCGGTTTGCTTGAAAAGGCCTCGGGTCGGAAGATCGCTTTGGCGATAAACAAAATCGACCGTGTTGAGGCCCCTCAGTTGTTGAAGCTGACCGAAGAGGCCAACGCGGCTTTTCCATTTGTGAAAACCTTTATGATCTCCGCAGAGCGCGGCCATGGTGTGGGCGATTTGCGCGAATGGTTGGCGCAAGAGATGCCAGAGGGGCCGTGGCTTTACCCTGAGGATCAGATTGCGGATTTGCCAATGCGCATGATCGCGGCAGAGATGACCCGTGAGAAACTGACCCTGCGCCTGCATCAAGAATTGCCCTATCAATTGACGGTGGAAACCGAGAGCTGGCAGGAACGCGATGATGGCAGCGCGCGCATAGATCAAGTGATTTACGTCAGCCGTGACGGACATAAGGGCATTTTGTTGGGCCATCGGGGCGAAACAATTAAGGCCGTTTCGCGCGCCGCGCGCGAAGAATTGGCCGAGTTTCTTGGCCGCAAGGTGCATCTATTTTTGCAGGTTAAAGTGCGCCCGAATTGGCTCGAAGAATCTGAGCGCTATTCAGAAATGGGCCTCGATTTTAAGGACGGGAACACCAAGTGA
- a CDS encoding DUF1491 family protein, producing the protein MTPRLRAEFWVQAYLRRLSLSEIPAFVVARGDSDAGAVLVKLSLLDGTASLFHRGFDLETGARVWDVLTQGPEAEVDAAITKQREFDPDLWVIEVEDRAGRHMLDQEGLL; encoded by the coding sequence GTGACCCCCCGTCTGCGCGCAGAGTTTTGGGTTCAAGCCTATCTGCGGCGGCTGTCTTTGTCCGAGATCCCCGCCTTTGTCGTGGCGCGGGGTGATAGTGATGCGGGTGCGGTCTTGGTTAAGCTGTCCTTGCTTGATGGCACCGCCTCCTTGTTTCATCGTGGGTTTGATCTAGAGACCGGTGCGCGGGTCTGGGATGTGCTGACGCAAGGGCCAGAGGCGGAGGTCGATGCAGCCATCACCAAACAGCGCGAATTTGACCCTGATCTTTGGGTAATTGAGGTGGAAGATCGTGCGGGTCGGCATATGCTAGATCAAGAGGGATTGCTTTAG
- the recO gene encoding DNA repair protein RecO, with protein sequence MEWHAEGVLLAARRHGESAAILEIFTAEQGRFVGVLRGGASRKMAAHLQVGTQLQATWRARLADHMGVFTIEPLIARAAPVMSDPVQLAGLNAVCALLSFALPERSAYPALYAHSLALLDGLGADHWLDAYVQWELALLSELGFGLDLSHCARTGVSQDLAYVSPRTGRAVARDAAGEWADRLLPLPRFLQGVGPADHAERQAGLRLTGHFLANHLAPSLGDRPLPAARGRLVDILNRQG encoded by the coding sequence ATGGAATGGCACGCAGAAGGTGTATTGCTCGCGGCGCGGCGCCATGGGGAATCTGCCGCCATCCTTGAAATTTTCACGGCAGAGCAGGGCCGTTTCGTGGGCGTTTTGCGGGGTGGCGCCTCTCGCAAAATGGCCGCCCATTTGCAAGTTGGCACGCAGCTTCAGGCGACATGGCGCGCGCGCCTCGCGGATCATATGGGCGTCTTCACAATCGAGCCTTTGATCGCGCGCGCGGCCCCTGTAATGAGCGACCCTGTGCAGCTTGCAGGGCTCAACGCGGTTTGCGCCCTTTTGTCTTTTGCCCTGCCTGAACGCAGCGCCTACCCCGCGCTTTATGCACATAGCCTTGCACTGTTGGATGGGCTTGGTGCGGATCATTGGCTCGATGCCTATGTGCAATGGGAATTGGCGCTGTTGTCTGAGTTGGGCTTTGGCCTTGATCTGAGCCACTGCGCCCGCACAGGCGTGTCGCAGGATTTGGCCTATGTGTCGCCGCGCACAGGGCGCGCTGTGGCGCGCGATGCGGCGGGTGAATGGGCAGATCGCCTTTTGCCCTTGCCGCGTTTTTTGCAGGGGGTTGGCCCCGCTGATCACGCTGAACGGCAAGCAGGCTTGCGCCTGACAGGGCATTTCTTGGCCAATCATTTGGCCCCCAGTTTGGGGGATCGCCCACTTCCCGCCGCGCGTGGGCGCTTGGTGGATATCCTCAACCGTCAAGGCTGA
- a CDS encoding META domain-containing protein, producing the protein MPPVGAWVLQSDPSITLEVDAEFNFYGQGPCNRYFGRFEVVETGLRSGPIGATLMACPNLDQEFAYFSALEATRSTAVEDGQLVLRSAEGAALVFSPQP; encoded by the coding sequence ATGCCCCCTGTCGGGGCATGGGTATTGCAGTCTGATCCAAGCATAACCTTGGAGGTGGACGCAGAATTTAACTTTTATGGTCAAGGCCCCTGCAACCGTTATTTTGGTCGGTTCGAAGTGGTGGAAACTGGCCTCAGGTCAGGCCCAATTGGCGCTACGCTGATGGCCTGCCCCAATCTCGACCAAGAATTCGCCTATTTCAGCGCCCTTGAGGCGACCCGCAGCACGGCTGTGGAGGATGGGCAATTGGTTCTGCGCAGTGCTGAGGGCGCAGCCCTCGTTTTCAGCCCTCAGCCTTGA
- a CDS encoding acyl-CoA dehydrogenase family protein has protein sequence MPRDAEMTAAPVILANLTALTAEALPPVEAVLARAKDAVRDLVTVDGKISGAAIEAEQTAAHGLAWLATYVEALRQMQTWAELLGSEGKFGDIEQLILQIAFGEYLAQLQGGIAMNQGEVLRLSELGLGDADANLLKTDAIATLVTRGNTQAARLRLVELMQERAAEITVGASGLEDELEMIREQFRRYALEKVEPFAHDWHLKDELIPLSVIEELAEMGVFGLTIPEEYGGFGLSKAAMCVVSEELSRGYIGVGSLGTRSEIAAELILAGGTDEQKEKWLPALASAEKLPTAVFTEPNTGSDLGSLRTRAVKDEAGNYRITGNKTWITHASRTHVMTLLARTDPTTTDYRGLSMFLAEKTPGDDENPFPTAGMTGGEIEVLGYRGMKEYELGFDNFEVKGENLLGGQEGQGFKQLMQTFESARIQTAARAIGVAQSALDVSMQYAQDRKQFGKSLIEFPRVASKLAMMAVEIMIARQLTYFSAREKDNDRRCDLEAGMAKLLGARVAWAAADNGLQIHGGNGFALEYKISRILCDARILNIFEGAAEIQAQVIARRLLG, from the coding sequence ATGCCCCGTGACGCCGAAATGACCGCTGCCCCTGTGATCTTGGCCAATCTCACCGCTTTGACAGCAGAGGCCCTGCCCCCAGTCGAGGCGGTTTTGGCCCGTGCCAAAGACGCCGTGCGCGATTTGGTGACAGTGGACGGGAAAATCTCAGGCGCGGCGATTGAGGCGGAACAGACTGCTGCCCATGGTCTGGCCTGGCTTGCCACCTATGTTGAGGCGCTGCGCCAGATGCAAACATGGGCCGAACTCTTGGGCAGTGAGGGCAAGTTTGGTGATATTGAACAATTAATCTTGCAAATTGCCTTTGGCGAATATCTGGCCCAACTTCAGGGCGGGATTGCTATGAACCAAGGCGAAGTGCTGCGCCTGTCTGAACTTGGGCTTGGGGACGCAGATGCAAATCTTCTGAAAACGGATGCAATCGCCACATTGGTCACACGAGGCAACACCCAAGCAGCCCGTTTGCGCCTTGTTGAGTTGATGCAGGAACGCGCCGCAGAAATCACTGTTGGCGCTTCAGGCCTTGAAGATGAATTGGAAATGATCCGCGAACAATTCCGCCGCTATGCGCTGGAAAAGGTCGAGCCTTTCGCACATGACTGGCACCTGAAAGACGAGCTGATCCCCCTCTCGGTGATCGAAGAGCTGGCAGAGATGGGCGTGTTCGGCCTCACCATTCCAGAGGAGTATGGTGGCTTTGGCCTTTCCAAAGCGGCGATGTGTGTCGTCTCGGAGGAACTTAGCCGCGGATATATTGGTGTGGGGTCCCTTGGAACGCGTTCAGAAATCGCGGCTGAGTTGATCCTTGCTGGGGGAACGGATGAGCAAAAGGAAAAATGGCTGCCCGCCTTGGCAAGCGCGGAGAAGCTGCCAACAGCCGTGTTCACCGAACCCAACACTGGCTCAGACTTGGGCAGCCTGCGCACCCGCGCGGTCAAGGATGAGGCGGGCAATTACCGCATCACGGGTAACAAGACATGGATCACGCACGCGTCACGCACCCATGTCATGACCCTCTTGGCCCGCACTGACCCCACGACCACCGATTACCGTGGCCTGTCGATGTTCTTGGCTGAAAAGACACCGGGCGATGACGAAAACCCCTTCCCCACCGCAGGTATGACGGGCGGCGAGATCGAGGTATTGGGTTATCGAGGCATGAAAGAATATGAACTTGGCTTCGACAATTTCGAGGTGAAGGGCGAGAACCTTTTGGGCGGCCAAGAGGGGCAAGGCTTTAAGCAACTGATGCAAACTTTTGAAAGCGCGCGCATCCAAACCGCTGCCCGCGCCATCGGCGTGGCACAATCCGCATTGGATGTTTCGATGCAATATGCCCAAGATCGCAAACAATTCGGAAAATCCCTAATCGAATTCCCGCGTGTTGCCTCAAAATTGGCCATGATGGCCGTAGAAATCATGATTGCGCGGCAATTGACCTATTTCTCCGCTCGCGAAAAAGACAATGACCGCCGTTGCGACCTTGAGGCAGGAATGGCCAAATTGCTTGGCGCACGGGTGGCATGGGCCGCCGCGGATAACGGATTGCAAATCCATGGCGGCAATGGGTTTGCGCTTGAATATAAAATCAGCCGTATTTTGTGCGATGCCCGTATCCTCAACATCTTTGAGGGCGCGGCAGAGATCCAAGCTCAGGTGATTGCGCGCCGCCTTCTTGGCTAA
- a CDS encoding sulfite exporter TauE/SafE family protein, which produces MTDFLHLMPYWAFALALGVTFAAGFVKGAVGFAMPLIMISGLSMFLEPQLAIAGIIFPIVLSNGLQVARYGWAEAKTAFEEYWRYILIVCVMIVIVAQFVTVIPTQTMYLILGLPVVVLTLIQLMGIKFHIPPQHRRKAEWGVGTLAGALGGLTGTWGPPTVLYLIALDTPKARQMLVQGVVYGLGSVSLLTGHLSSGVLNLTTAPFSVALLIPAFLGMQVGFKLSDRLDPVKFRKITLVVLLVAGANLVRRGLMG; this is translated from the coding sequence ATGACAGATTTCTTACACCTTATGCCATATTGGGCTTTCGCCCTCGCCCTTGGCGTGACTTTTGCAGCAGGTTTCGTGAAAGGTGCGGTTGGCTTTGCCATGCCCTTGATCATGATTTCGGGTCTGTCGATGTTTCTAGAGCCGCAATTGGCGATTGCAGGCATCATTTTCCCGATCGTCCTTTCCAACGGATTGCAGGTGGCCCGTTATGGATGGGCTGAGGCCAAAACGGCGTTTGAGGAATATTGGCGGTATATCCTGATCGTCTGTGTGATGATCGTTATCGTTGCGCAATTTGTGACCGTCATACCAACCCAAACGATGTATCTGATCCTTGGTTTGCCTGTGGTGGTGTTAACCCTGATCCAGTTGATGGGCATCAAATTTCACATTCCACCGCAGCACCGCCGCAAGGCGGAATGGGGTGTCGGCACTTTGGCGGGGGCTTTGGGGGGGCTGACAGGCACATGGGGGCCGCCCACGGTTCTTTATCTCATTGCCCTTGATACCCCAAAGGCCCGCCAAATGTTGGTGCAGGGTGTGGTCTATGGTCTGGGGTCGGTCAGCCTGTTGACGGGGCATCTTTCCTCAGGGGTGCTGAACCTGACCACGGCACCGTTTTCGGTGGCGCTGCTCATCCCTGCCTTTCTGGGCATGCAGGTGGGGTTTAAGCTGTCTGATCGGCTTGATCCCGTCAAATTTCGCAAGATCACATTGGTCGTTCTACTTGTGGCAGGGGCCAATTTGGTGCGCCGTGGTTTGATGGGCTGA